From one Anopheles bellator chromosome 1, idAnoBellAS_SP24_06.2, whole genome shotgun sequence genomic stretch:
- the LOC131215042 gene encoding glucose dehydrogenase [FAD, quinone]-like, which yields MKSFRSLVLAVCLILFVSCQVSSFGLQRNQEDTNLTVGNFIDFTRWLGIDYGHPKLRKRYDYVIVGAGPAGCVLAARLTEDPHRTVLLLEAGRPEMPLASDVPLSAPNLQSTDYNFAYETETQERACLGLWDRKCSWPHGRGVGGSSIINYMIYTRGNRRDYDAWSAAGNPGWSWAEILPYHIRSERANIRDFDRNGFHGRGGPLSVEDCPFRSKIATTFVASAQQAGYRYLDYNAGDQIGVSFLQANTQQGRRVTSGTAYLVPARKRPNLHIVTRAWVTKVLINKATREATGVTFLRDGATRTVKARREVILSAGAFESAKLLMLSGVGPADHLQSHGITVVQDLPVGEILYEHPGVFGPVFLVRRPIDNYVRLEDNLNLGTFLQYVKGRGVFTTNSVESLMYVKSPVAESPDPGLPDVEVMQAFSSIDFDTGSGTPRAFRLTNATFEGYFRPIMNVRSFQYLPMLLKPRTRGKLRLKSTNPFHHPVFRYQYFEDDRDLEALVYGMQEAIRVTEQAPFRRLGVELYRRPVPGCEEFPFGTHQYWRCHVQTLTATFHHQVATCKMGPAGDPEAVVDHELRVYGVARLRVVDIGVVPFPPTAHTAAVSFVIGEKAADLIREAERRGDHGARNKPADANRYANGTFLWSAPEWPF from the exons ATGAAGTCCTTCCGGAGTTTGGTTTTGGCCGTGTGCCTTATCCTGTTCGTGTCTTGCCAAGTGTCCAGTTTTGGTCTGCAGCGGAATCAAGAGGATACCAACTTGACGGTCGGGAACTTTATCGACTTTACGCGCTGGCTCGGTATCGACTACGGTCATCCGAAGCTCCGCAAGCGCTACGACTATGTGATCGTAGGAGCGGGTCCTGCCGGCTGCGTGCTGGCCGCCCGCCTAACGGAAGATCCACACCGGACGGTACTCCTGCTCGAGGCGGGCCGCCCCGAAATGCCACTCGCGTCCGATGTCCCCCTATCGGCACCGAACCTCCAGTCGACGGACTACAACTTTGCgtacgaaaccgaaacccagGAACGGGCCTGCCTCGGGCTGTGGGATCGCAAGTGTAGCTGGCCGCACGGGCGTGGTGTCGGCGGTTCGTCCATCATCAACTACATGATCTACACCCGGGGCAATCGGCGCGATTACGATGCGTGGAGCGCGGCCGGCAATCCGGGCTGGAGCTGGGCCGAGATCCTACCGTACCATATCCGCTCGGAGCGGGCCAACATTCGCGACTTCGACCGCAACGGATTCCACGGTCGGGGCGGGCCACTGTCCGTCGAGGACTGTCCTTTCAG GTCAAAGATAGCGACGACGTTCGTCGCGAGCGCCCAGCAGGCTGGCTACCGGTACCTGGACTACAACGCCGGCGACCAGATCGGAGTGTCGTTCCTGCAGGCCAACACCCAGCAGGGTCGACGCGTCACCAGCGGTACCGCCTATCTCGTTCCCGCCCGGAAGCGCCCCAATCTACACATCGTAACCCGGGCCTGGGTGACGAAGGTTTTGATCAACAAAG CTACCCGGGAGGCCACCGGAGTGACGTTCCTGCGCGATGGAGCCACACGGACGGTGAAAGCCCGCCGGGAGGTGATCCTGTCGGCGGGTGCCTTCGAGTCCGCCAagctgctgatgctgtccGGAGTCGGTCCAGCGGACCACCTGCAATCGCACGGGATCACGGTCGTGCAAGACCTGCCGGTCGGGGAGATCCTGTACGAGCATCCGGGCGTATTCGGCCCCGTCTTTCTCGTGCGCCGCCCCATCGATAACTACGTCCGGCTAGAGGACAACCTGAACCTGGGCACGTTCCTGCAGTACGTCAAGGGGCGCGGTGTCTTCACGACCAACTCGGTCGAAAGCCTGATGTACGTGAAGTCCCCGGTGGCCGAGAGTCCCGACCCGGGCCTTCCGGACGTGGAGGTGATGCAGGCGTTctcgtcgatcgatttcgacACCGGCAGCGGGACACCGCGCGCCTTTCGGCTAACGAACGCCACATTCGAGGGGTACTTCCGGCCCATCATGAACGTCCGGTCGTTCCAGTATCTGCCGATGCTGCTAAAACCGCGAACACGCGGCAAACTGCGCCTCAAGTCCACCAATCCGTTCCACCATCCGGTGTTCCGGTATCAGTACTTCGAGGACGACCGTGACCTGGAGGCGCTGGTGTACGGCATGCAGGAGGCAATCCGTGTGACCGAGCAGGCCCCGTTCCGACGGCTCGGTGTCGAGCTTTAccgccgcccggtgcccggctgcGAGGAGTTCCCGTTCGGGACGCACCAGTACTGGCGGTGCCACGTGCAGACGCTGACCGCAACCTTCCACCATCAGGTGGCCACCTGCAAGATGGGACCGGCGGGCGACCCCGAGGCCGTCGTTGACCACGAACTGCGCGTGTACGGGGTGGCCAGGTTGCGTGTCGTCGACATCGGGGTCGTCCCGTTCCCGCCGACCGCTCACACGGCCGCCGTCAGCTTCGTGATCGGCGAGAAGGCGGCCGATCTGATACGGGAAGCCGAACGACGGGGTGACCACGGTGCCCGAAACAAACCGGCAGACGCGAACCGGTACGCGAACGGAACATTCCTGTGGTCCGCGCCCGAATGgccattttaa